A part of Salvelinus sp. IW2-2015 linkage group LG16, ASM291031v2, whole genome shotgun sequence genomic DNA contains:
- the LOC111975329 gene encoding neurturin-like, whose product MIGKVVGVGEDGKMWKRQEVSTAKYPLRNWKMMLWVVASLLTLIEGVFSEEDPKEAHTEQLRAQERTTTTGTWLPDHHPEVHELEEKRGGHGQASWPSLFENPGLQDDREGYPSRWQRSPPDPDPDPEPSRRGSRKKSKKPKNSSRDCRMEKKEMRVRDLGLGFDSDEIILFKYCVGTCSSSRKNYDLALKALMENESIPSRKVSAHPCCRPTRYETVSFMDAQTIWQTIKWLSAANCSCVG is encoded by the exons atgGAAAAATGTGGAAGAGGCAGGAAGTGTCAACTGCCAAATATCCCCTGAGGAACTGGAAG ATGATGCTGTGGGTGGTGGCCTCTCTGCTGACCCTGATAGAGGGGGTGTTCTCTGAGGAGGACCCAAAGGAGGCCCACACTGAGCAGCTTCGAGCCCAGGAGAGGACCACCACCACTGGGACCTGGCTCCCAGACCACCACCCAGAGGTCCACGAGCTGGAAGAGAAGAGGGGCGGCCATGGCCAGGCCTCCTGGCCTAGTCTTTTCG AGAACCCAGGTCTGCAGGACGACAGAGAGGGCTATCCGAGCAGGTGGCAACGCTCACCTCCAGACCCTGACCCAGACCCCGAACCCTCCCGTAGAGGCTCTCGCAAGAAAAGCAAAAAGCCCAAGAACAGCAGCCGGGACTGCCGCATGGAGAAGAAGGAGATGCGTGTCAGAGACCTGGGCCTGGGCTTCGACTCGGATGAGATCATCCTGTTTAAGTACTGTGTGGGGACGTGCTCGAGCTCCCGTAAGAACTACGACCTGGCCCTTAAGGCCCTGATGGAGAACGAGAGTATCCCCAGCAGGAAGGTGAGCGCCCACCCCTGCTGCCGGCCCACCCGCTACGAGACTGTCTCCTTCATGGATGCCCAGACTATATGGCAGACCATCAAGTGGCTGTCAGCGGCTAACTGTAGCTGTGTGGGGTGA
- the rad54l gene encoding DNA repair and recombination protein RAD54-like, which yields MRRSLAPSQVAKRKNGGDLSEDEDWNPEEDTKRRKGGNENRESYISPFRKPLTQLTNQPVCVDSNAHEAFIRSILSKPFKIPIPNYTGSLGIRALGLKRAGVRKSLHDPFENGALVLYEPPVLSAHELIKAEKDKLPVHVVVDPVLGKVLRPHQREGVKFLWDCVTGRRIADSYGCIMADEMGLGKTLQCIALMWTLLRQSPDAKPEIDKAIVVSPSSLVRNWYNEVGKWLGGRITPVAIDGGSKEEIDKKLVNFMTQHGLRVPTPILIISYETFRLHAEVLHKGKVGLVICDEGHRLKNSDNQTYQALNAMSAQRRVLISGTPIQNDLLEYFSLVHFVNAGILGTAQEFKKRFEFPILKGRDADASGKDRQVGEEKLKELISIVNGCLIRRTSDILSKYLPVKIEQVVCCRLTPLQSELYKLFLRQAKPLQTLQQQGKISVSSLSSITSLKKLCNHPALIYDKCVEGDEGFDGALDLFPTGYSTKAVEPQLSGKMLVLDYILAMTRSTTSDKVVLVSNYTQTLDLFEKLCRTRRYLYVRLDGTMSIKKRAKIVERFNSPSSPEFIFMLSSKAGGCGLNLIGANRLVMFDPDWNPANDEQAMARVWRDGQKKTCYIYRLLSTGTIEEKILQRQAHKKALSSCVVDEEQDVERHFSLGELRELFHLSEETTSDTHDRFRCRRCVNGRQVRPPPEDSDCTCDLSQWQHCSDKRGLRDPILQASWDAAISFVFHQRSHEDQRGVV from the exons ATG AGGAGAAGCCTAGCACCAAGCCAGGTTGCCAAAAGGAAGAATGGAGGAGATTTGTCCGAGGATGAGGATTGGAATCCAGAAGAAGAT ACCaaaagaaggaaaggaggaaatGAAAACAGAGAAAGCTATATCTCTCCCTTCAGAAAGCCTTTGACACAGTTGACCAACCAGCCCGTATGTGTGGACAGCAATGCACAC GAAGCCTTCATTCGAAGTATTCTCTCAAAACCTTTTAAAATCCCCATCCCCAATTACACAG GCTCTCTGGGGATAAGAGCACTAGGACTGAAGCGTGCGGGGGTGAGGAAGTCTCTTCACGACCCATTTGAAAACGGTGCACTGGTCCTCTATGAGCCTCCAGTGCTGAGCGCTCATGAGCTGATAAAAGCAGAGAA AGATAAACTGCCTGTACATGTTGTCGTGGATCCAGTCCTTGGAAAGGTCCTCAGACCCCATCAGAGAGAG GGAGTGAAATTCCTGTGGGATTGTGTGACCGGGAGACGTATTGCCGACTCATATGGCTGCATCATGGCTGATGAGATGGGGCTGGGGAAAACCCTGCAGTGTATTGCCCTCATGTGGACCCTGCTGCGCCAGAGTCCTGATGCCAAGCCTGAGATAGACAAGGCCATTGTTGTTTCACCCTCCAGTTTGGTTCGTAACTGGTACAACGAGGTGGGAAAGTGGCTGGGCGGACGCATCACACCGGTGGCCATCGATGGGGGATCCAAGGAGGAGATAGACAAAAAACTAG TGAACTTCATGACTCAGCATGGCTTGAGGGTTCCTACTCCAATCCTGATCATTTCATATGAGACGTTCCGGCTTCATGCTGAAGTTCTACACAAAGGAAAAGTGGGACTTGTCATCTGTGATGAG GGTCATCGGCTGAAGAACTCGGACAACCAGACGTACCAAGCTCTGAATGCTATGAGTGCCCAGAGGAGGGTGCTGATCTCAGGCACTCCCATTCAGAATGACCTGCTGGAATACTTCAGTCTGGTGCACTTTGTCAACGCTGGCATCCTGG GAACAGCCCAGGAGTTTAAGAAGCGTTTTGAATTCCCCATCCTGAAGGGTCGTGATGCAGACGCCAGCGGCAAAGACAGGCAGGTTGGAGAGGAGAAACTCAAGGAGCTGATCAGCATTGTCAATGG ATGCTTGATTCGGAGAACCTCAGACATCCTCTCAAAGTATCTTCCTGTTAAGATCGAGCAGGTCGTCTGTTGCAG GCTGACCCCCCTCCAGTCAGAGCTGTATAAACTGTTCCTGAGGCAGGCTAAGCCCTTACAGACACTGCAGCAGCAGGGCAAGATcagtgtctcctctctgtcctccatcacCTCTCTCAAGAAGCTCTGTAACC ACCCGGCTCTCATCTATGATAAGTGTGTGGAGGGAGATGAGGGCTTCGATGGGGCCCTGGATCTCTTCCCTACAGGATACTCCACCAAGGCTGTGGAGCCACAGCTTTCTG GTAAAATGCTGGTTCTGGACTATATCCTGGCCATGACCAGAAGCACCACCAGTGACAAAGTGGTGTTGGTCtccaactacacacaaacactggacCTCTTTGAGAAGCTCTGTCGAACTCGAAG ATACCTCTACGTTCGGCTTGATGGCACAATGTCCATCAAGAAGAGAGCAAAGATAGTGGAGAGGTTCAACAGCCCATCT AGCCCAGAGTTCATATTTATGCTGAGCAGCAAAGCTGGGGGTTGTGGCCTGAATCTGATTGGTGCTAATCGCCTGGTGATGTTTGACCCTGACTGGAACCCAGCCAATGACGAGCAGGCCATGGCTCGAGTctggagagatggacagaaaaAGACCTGCTACATCTACAGACTGCTTTCA ACAGGGACAATTGAGGAGAAGATCCTTCAGAGGCAGGCCCATAAGAAGGCTCTGAGCAGCTGTGTGGTGGATGAAGAGCAGGATGTGGAGAGACACTTCTCTCTGGGGGAGCTACGAGAACTCTTTCATCTCAGTGAGGAGACCACCAGTGACACGCatgacag GTTCCGCTGTCGGCGCTGTGTGAATGGGCGACAGGTGCGGCCCCCTCCTGAGGACTCTGATTGTACCTGTGACCTGTCCCAGTGGCAACACTGCTCTGACAAGAGGGGCCTGAGAGACCCCATACTGCAGGCCTCCTGGGACGCTGCCATCTCCTTTGTCTTCCACCAGCGCTCCCACGAGGACCAGAGAGGGGTCGTGTGA